Proteins from a single region of Chrysemys picta bellii isolate R12L10 chromosome 9, ASM1138683v2, whole genome shotgun sequence:
- the KCNJ13 gene encoding inward rectifier potassium channel 13 isoform X1, with product MRSDMIDSNNTKSSAPLLDQRHLRMVTKDGHSTLQIDGTQRKGLAYLRDAWGILMDMRWRWMMLVFAASFVIHWLVFAVLWYLLAEMNGDLELDHDAPPDNHTICVKYVTSFTAAFSFSLETQLTIGYGTMFPSGDCPSAIALLAIQMVLGLMLEAFITGAFVAKIARPKNRAFSIRFTHSAVVAHTEGKPYLMFQVANTRPSPLTSVRVSAILYQEQENGQLHQTSVDFHLDSITFEECPFFIFPLTYYHSITPSSPLGVLLQGDTPRHFELVVFLSAMQEGTGETCQRRTSYLPSEIILHHRFASMLARGAKGEYQIKMENFDKTIPELPAAADSKSPKRTDMKIRINGQHTDSFQISETGLIE from the exons ATGAGATCAGATATGATAGACAGCAACAACACCAAATCTAGTGCCCCCCTCCTGGATCAAAGGCACTTGAGGATGGTGACTAAAGATGGACACAGCACACTACAGATTGATGGCACCCAAAGGAAAGGTCTGGCATACCTACGAGATGCTTGGGGAATACTAATGGACATGCGCTGGCGATGGATGATGCTAGTCTTTGCTGCTTCTTTTGTCATCCACTGGCTAGTCTTTGCAGTGCTCTGGTACCTCCTGGCTGAGATGAATGGGGACCTGGAGTTGGATCATGATGCCCCACCTGACAACCACACCATTTGTGTTAAGTACGTCACCAGCTTTACAGCTGCTTTCTCCTTCTCCCTGGAGACACAGCTCACTATTGGTTATGGCACCATGTTCCCAAGTGGGGACTGTCCTAGTGCTATCGCCCTGCTTGCCATACAGATGGTCCTGGGGCTCATGTTGGAGGCCTTCATCACAG GTGCTTTTGTGGCAAAGATTGCCCGTCCAAAGAATCGAGCATTCTCCATCCGCTTTACTCATTCTGCAGTAGTGGCACACACAGAGGGCAAGCCATACCTTATGTTCCAGGTGGCCAACACTCGTCCCAGCCCACTCACCAGCGTTCGGGTTTCAGCTATTCTTTACCAAGAACAAGAGAATGGTCAGCTGCATCAAACTAGTGTGGATTTCCACCTGGACAGTATCACGTTTGAGGAGTGTCCATTCTTTATCTTTCCACTGACCTACTACCACTCCATTACCCCATCTAGTCCTCTAGGTGTTCTCCTCCAAGGGGATACCCCTCGCCATTTTGAGCTAGTAGTCTTCCTCTCAGCAATGCAGGAAGGCACAGGGGAAACATGTCAGAGGAGGACATCCTACCTCCCATCTGAGATCATTCTACACCATCGCTTTGCTTCTATGCTGGCCCGAGGTGCCAAAGGGGAATATCAGATCAAGATGGAGAATTTTGACAAGACTATtccagagctcccagctgcagcagacTCTAAGAGTCCAAAGAGGACTGACATGAAGATCCGCATCAATGGACAGCACACTGACAGCTTCCAGATTTCTGAGACTGGTCTGATAGAATAG
- the KCNJ13 gene encoding inward rectifier potassium channel 13 isoform X2, with amino-acid sequence MRSDMIDSNNTKSSAPLLDQRHLRMVTKDGHSTLQIDGTQRKGLAYLRDAWGILMDMRWRWMMLVFAASFVIHWLVFAVLWYLLAEMNGDLELDHDAPPDNHTICVKCFCGKDCPSKESSILHPLYSFCSSGTHRGQAIPYVPGGQHSSQPTHQRSGFSYSLPRTREWSAASN; translated from the exons ATGAGATCAGATATGATAGACAGCAACAACACCAAATCTAGTGCCCCCCTCCTGGATCAAAGGCACTTGAGGATGGTGACTAAAGATGGACACAGCACACTACAGATTGATGGCACCCAAAGGAAAGGTCTGGCATACCTACGAGATGCTTGGGGAATACTAATGGACATGCGCTGGCGATGGATGATGCTAGTCTTTGCTGCTTCTTTTGTCATCCACTGGCTAGTCTTTGCAGTGCTCTGGTACCTCCTGGCTGAGATGAATGGGGACCTGGAGTTGGATCATGATGCCCCACCTGACAACCACACCATTTGTGTTAA GTGCTTTTGTGGCAAAGATTGCCCGTCCAAAGAATCGAGCATTCTCCATCCGCTTTACTCATTCTGCAGTAGTGGCACACACAGAGGGCAAGCCATACCTTATGTTCCAGGTGGCCAACACTCGTCCCAGCCCACTCACCAGCGTTCGGGTTTCAGCTATTCTTTACCAAGAACAAGAGAATGGTCAGCTGCATCAAACTAG